Proteins encoded by one window of Shewanella avicenniae:
- a CDS encoding NADH:ubiquinone reductase (Na(+)-transporting) subunit D, translating to MSAHLSSRELVISPIFANNPIAMQVLGVCSALAVSNSMQTALVMTLAVTFVVVCSNLFISIIRQFIPNSVRIIAQMTVIASLVIVVDMVLQDVAPDLSKQLSVFVGLIITNCIVMGRAEAFAMKEPPHLAALDGLGNSLGYGFILLSVAFVRELVGAGSLFGHEIIKTVANGGWYLPNEMFKLPPSAFFLIGAIIWVVNVARRKRK from the coding sequence ATGAGCGCACATTTATCTAGCCGTGAGTTAGTGATTTCGCCAATTTTTGCCAACAACCCAATTGCGATGCAAGTGCTCGGTGTGTGTTCGGCGCTGGCGGTCAGTAACTCGATGCAAACTGCATTGGTAATGACCTTAGCGGTAACCTTTGTGGTGGTTTGCTCCAACCTGTTTATCTCGATCATTCGCCAGTTTATTCCGAACAGTGTGCGGATCATTGCGCAGATGACAGTGATTGCGTCATTGGTGATTGTGGTGGATATGGTGCTGCAAGATGTAGCGCCGGACTTATCCAAGCAGTTATCAGTGTTTGTTGGGTTGATCATCACCAACTGTATCGTGATGGGCCGTGCTGAAGCCTTTGCGATGAAAGAGCCACCACATTTGGCTGCTTTGGATGGCTTAGGTAACTCACTGGGTTACGGTTTTATCCTGCTGTCGGTTGCCTTTGTGCGTGAGTTAGTCGGCGCGGGCAGTTTGTTTGGGCATGAGATTATCAAGACAGTGGCAAACGGTGGTTGGTATCTGCCGAACGAAATGTTCAAGCTACCACCAAGTGCCTTCTTCCTCATCGGCGCCATCATCTGGGTGGTGAACGTTGCTCGTCGTAAGCGCAAATAA
- the napA gene encoding nitrate reductase catalytic subunit NapA, with translation MSISRREFLKANAAVAAATVVGATLPVKMVEAAEQADNIKWDKAPCRFCGVGCSVLVGTQAGKVVATKGDPESPVNRGLNCIKGYFLSKIMYGKDRLTTPLLRMKDGKYHKEGEFTPVSWDVAFDTMAEKWKTAIQTKGPTSVGMFGSGQWTIWEGYAAAKLHKAGFLTNNIDPNARHCMASAVGGFMRTFGIDEPAGCYDDLEHADHFVLWGANMAEMHPILWARLSGRRLNNPKGKVHVLSTFENRCFGLADNPIIFRPQSDLVILNFIANYIIQNNAVNTDFVNKHTNFALGVTDIGYGLRPDHPLEKKAKNPGNGKSTPISFEEYAKFVSTYTLEYASEMSGASKEQLLELAQAYADPNLKVMSLWTMGINQHTRGVWANNMLYNLHLLTGKIATPGNSPFSLTGQPSACGTAREVGTFAHRLPADMVVTNEKHRDICEAAWGLPKGTIPPKPGYHAVLQSRMLKDGKLNCYWTMCTNNMQAGPNINEEIYPGFRNPANFIVVSDPYPTITALTADLILPTAMWVEKEGAYGNAERRTHMWHQQVKAPEGAKSDLWQVVEFSKRFKVSEVWPAELLAQKPEYADKTLFDILFANGKVNQYPVTDCQAELNDEAKDFGFYIQKGLFEEYAAFGRGHGHDLAAFDAYHASRGMRWPVVNGQETKRRFVEGSDPYVKAGEGFNFYGKPDGKAVIFALPYEPAAEEPNEEFDLWLSTGRVLEHWHTGTMTARVPELYRAFPDAQIFMHPEDAKARGVQRGDEVLVSSPRGYVKTRVETDGRNKPPRGVVFMPFFDARQLVNKLLLDATDPLSKETDFKKCPVKVVKA, from the coding sequence ATGAGCATTAGTCGCCGCGAGTTCCTTAAAGCCAATGCCGCTGTTGCAGCTGCCACCGTTGTTGGTGCCACCCTGCCGGTAAAAATGGTCGAAGCCGCCGAACAAGCAGATAACATCAAATGGGATAAAGCCCCGTGCCGTTTTTGCGGTGTGGGCTGTTCAGTTTTAGTCGGTACCCAAGCGGGCAAAGTGGTTGCCACCAAAGGCGATCCAGAAAGCCCGGTGAACCGCGGTTTGAACTGCATTAAAGGTTACTTCCTCTCCAAAATCATGTACGGCAAAGACCGTCTGACCACGCCATTGCTGCGTATGAAAGACGGCAAATACCACAAAGAAGGCGAATTTACCCCGGTCTCATGGGACGTTGCCTTCGACACTATGGCTGAAAAGTGGAAAACTGCGATTCAAACCAAAGGCCCAACCTCAGTCGGTATGTTCGGTTCAGGCCAATGGACCATCTGGGAAGGTTATGCCGCGGCTAAGCTGCACAAGGCCGGTTTCCTGACGAACAACATCGACCCGAACGCCCGTCACTGTATGGCCTCAGCTGTGGGTGGCTTTATGCGCACCTTTGGTATCGATGAACCTGCTGGTTGCTATGACGATTTAGAGCACGCTGACCACTTTGTGCTGTGGGGCGCCAACATGGCCGAGATGCACCCCATCTTATGGGCACGCTTGTCAGGTCGTCGCTTGAACAACCCGAAAGGCAAAGTGCATGTGTTATCGACCTTTGAAAACCGCTGCTTTGGTTTGGCGGATAACCCAATTATCTTCCGTCCACAATCAGACTTGGTGATCCTCAACTTCATTGCCAATTACATCATTCAAAACAATGCGGTAAACACCGACTTTGTAAACAAACACACTAACTTTGCCCTTGGGGTGACCGACATTGGTTACGGCTTACGCCCAGATCATCCGTTAGAGAAGAAAGCCAAAAACCCAGGCAATGGCAAATCAACCCCAATCAGCTTTGAGGAATACGCCAAATTCGTCAGCACTTATACACTGGAATACGCCAGTGAAATGAGTGGTGCCAGCAAAGAACAACTGCTGGAACTGGCACAAGCCTATGCGGATCCAAATCTGAAAGTCATGAGTTTGTGGACCATGGGCATCAACCAACACACCCGTGGTGTGTGGGCCAATAACATGTTGTACAACTTGCACCTGCTGACCGGCAAAATCGCTACCCCAGGCAACAGCCCATTCTCGCTGACTGGGCAACCGTCTGCCTGTGGTACCGCCCGCGAAGTGGGGACCTTTGCTCACCGTTTGCCAGCTGACATGGTAGTGACCAACGAAAAACATCGTGATATTTGTGAGGCTGCATGGGGCTTGCCAAAAGGCACCATTCCGCCAAAACCTGGCTATCACGCAGTACTGCAAAGCCGCATGTTGAAAGATGGCAAGCTGAACTGCTACTGGACCATGTGTACCAACAATATGCAGGCAGGGCCAAACATCAACGAAGAGATCTATCCCGGCTTCCGTAATCCAGCCAACTTTATTGTGGTGTCAGATCCTTACCCAACCATCACCGCGTTGACTGCCGACTTGATTCTGCCAACCGCAATGTGGGTGGAAAAAGAAGGTGCCTACGGTAACGCAGAACGCCGCACCCATATGTGGCACCAACAGGTGAAAGCGCCGGAAGGGGCAAAATCTGACTTATGGCAAGTGGTTGAGTTTTCTAAACGCTTCAAAGTCAGTGAAGTCTGGCCGGCTGAGCTGCTGGCACAAAAGCCAGAATATGCCGACAAAACCCTGTTCGACATCCTGTTTGCCAACGGCAAGGTCAATCAATACCCAGTGACCGATTGCCAAGCCGAGCTGAATGACGAAGCGAAAGATTTCGGTTTCTACATTCAAAAAGGCTTGTTTGAAGAATACGCCGCCTTTGGTCGTGGCCACGGGCATGACTTAGCCGCCTTTGATGCTTACCACGCCAGCCGCGGTATGCGTTGGCCAGTGGTGAACGGCCAAGAAACCAAACGTCGCTTTGTGGAAGGTTCAGACCCTTACGTCAAAGCAGGCGAAGGCTTCAACTTCTACGGCAAACCTGACGGTAAAGCGGTGATTTTCGCCCTGCCTTATGAACCTGCAGCAGAAGAGCCAAACGAAGAGTTTGATTTGTGGTTGAGTACCGGCCGTGTACTAGAACATTGGCACACCGGCACTATGACCGCGCGGGTGCCCGAGCTGTACCGCGCCTTCCCTGATGCACAAATCTTTATGCATCCAGAAGATGCCAAAGCCCGTGGCGTGCAACGTGGTGATGAAGTGCTGGTCTCTTCACCTCGCGGTTATGTGAAAACCCGCGTAGAAACTGATGGCCGCAACAAGCCACCGCGTGGCGTGGTGTTTATGCCATTTTTCGATGCACGTCAGTTGGTGAACAAGCTGCTGCTCGACGCGACCGACCCACTATCTAAAGAAACCGACTTTAAAAAATGTCCGGTGAAGGTAGTGAAAGCCTAA
- a CDS encoding class I SAM-dependent methyltransferase: MLRCPLCGDSAAKQPVAARVKRDYVRCEKCWLIFMLPSSRLSLDDERAYYATHENNPEDSGYLKFLSRLTTPLSPYLVTGMHGLDFGCGPGPAMPTLLAPLQVTLDNYDPYFFPIVLKPKYDFITSTECFEHFHQPGLELDKLVALLPNGGVLAVMTDSWQSEAQFYDWHYTRDPTHVSFFHRRSYDWICQHYGLTLLEWQAPRVAIMARA; this comes from the coding sequence TTGCTGCGATGTCCTTTATGCGGCGATAGTGCCGCCAAACAGCCAGTTGCCGCGCGAGTTAAACGCGATTATGTGCGTTGCGAAAAGTGTTGGTTGATCTTTATGTTGCCGAGTTCCCGCTTGAGCTTGGATGATGAGCGCGCCTATTACGCCACTCATGAAAATAACCCGGAAGACAGTGGCTATCTAAAGTTCCTGTCACGACTGACCACGCCACTCAGCCCCTATTTAGTGACGGGGATGCATGGGCTGGATTTTGGTTGTGGGCCTGGCCCTGCGATGCCGACGTTATTGGCGCCATTGCAGGTGACGCTGGATAACTACGACCCTTATTTTTTCCCGATTGTCTTAAAGCCAAAGTACGACTTCATTACCTCCACTGAGTGTTTTGAGCATTTCCATCAGCCCGGGTTAGAACTCGATAAGCTGGTGGCGCTGTTGCCAAATGGTGGAGTGTTAGCGGTGATGACCGATAGCTGGCAGTCAGAAGCGCAGTTTTATGATTGGCACTACACCCGTGATCCGACTCACGTGAGCTTTTTTCATCGCCGCAGTTATGACTGGATTTGCCAGCATTATGGCTTAACCCTACTGGAGTGGCAGGCACCGCGGGTGGCGATTATGGCCAGAGCCTGA
- the nqrF gene encoding NADH:ubiquinone reductase (Na(+)-transporting) subunit F, with product MEMIYGIGMFTLVVCVLVLVILFAKSRLVESGDVTLRINDDDDKTVTVASGGKLLGALASKDIFVPSACGGGGTCGQCRVHVKSGGGDILPTELEHITKKEAKHGCRLACQVAVKSDMDLELEEEIFGVKKWECEVISNRSTATYIKELLLKLPEGEDVKFKAGGYIQIEAPAHTVYYKDFDIPEKFREDWDKHQLFNLVSTVNEEVMRAYSMANYPAEKGRIMLNVRIATPPNDKIPPGQMSSYIFNLKAGDKVTISGPFGEFFVKETDAEMVFIGGGAGMAPMRSHIFDQLKTRQTSRKMTFFYGARSLREVFYREDFDALAAEFANFDWHLALSEPLAEDNWTGYTGFIHNVVYEHYLKNHKAPEDCEFYMCGPPIMNSSVIAMLESLGVERDNILLDDFGG from the coding sequence ATGGAAATGATCTACGGCATCGGCATGTTTACCTTAGTGGTATGCGTGTTGGTATTAGTAATTCTGTTTGCCAAAAGTCGTCTGGTAGAAAGTGGTGATGTCACCCTACGTATCAACGACGATGACGACAAAACAGTAACCGTCGCCAGCGGCGGCAAACTGCTGGGCGCTCTGGCCAGTAAAGATATCTTCGTACCTTCAGCCTGTGGTGGCGGTGGTACTTGCGGTCAATGCCGCGTGCATGTGAAGTCTGGCGGCGGCGATATTCTGCCAACTGAGCTGGAACACATCACCAAGAAAGAAGCCAAGCACGGTTGTCGCTTGGCCTGTCAGGTGGCTGTGAAATCAGACATGGACTTGGAGCTAGAAGAGGAGATCTTTGGCGTTAAGAAGTGGGAATGTGAGGTGATTTCTAACCGCTCAACCGCAACTTACATCAAAGAGCTGCTGCTGAAGTTACCCGAAGGCGAAGACGTTAAGTTTAAAGCCGGTGGTTATATTCAGATTGAAGCACCCGCGCATACGGTTTATTACAAAGATTTTGATATCCCTGAGAAATTCCGTGAAGACTGGGACAAGCATCAACTGTTTAACTTAGTTTCTACTGTGAACGAAGAGGTGATGCGCGCTTACTCAATGGCCAACTATCCCGCTGAGAAAGGCCGTATTATGCTGAACGTGCGGATTGCCACGCCACCGAATGACAAAATCCCACCAGGACAGATGTCATCGTACATCTTCAACCTCAAAGCCGGTGACAAGGTGACGATTTCGGGGCCATTCGGTGAGTTCTTTGTCAAAGAAACCGACGCTGAAATGGTGTTTATCGGCGGTGGTGCGGGGATGGCGCCAATGCGTTCCCATATCTTTGACCAGCTGAAAACTCGTCAAACTAGCCGCAAGATGACCTTCTTCTACGGTGCTCGTTCACTGCGCGAAGTGTTCTACCGAGAAGACTTTGATGCCTTGGCGGCAGAGTTTGCTAACTTCGACTGGCATTTGGCGTTGTCAGAGCCATTAGCAGAAGATAACTGGACCGGCTACACCGGCTTTATTCATAACGTGGTGTACGAGCATTACCTCAAAAACCACAAAGCGCCGGAAGATTGTGAGTTCTACATGTGTGGCCCTCCGATCATGAACAGTTCTGTGATTGCCATGCTGGAAAGCTTGGGTGTAGAGCGCGACAACATCCTGCTGGACGACTTTGGCGGTTAA
- a CDS encoding Na(+)-translocating NADH-quinone reductase subunit C, translating to MAFNKDSIAGTMVFTIVLCLVCSFMITGTADVLKERKLVKKRDELMRNVLVAANVEGVTHDNFREIFNAKVTPVLVSLETGEPVAAENLLDYDTNMAAINPETSSKISKDIAKIKTRANNIRIFKVNNDQGQLQTVVLPVYGKGLWSIIYGFIGMEKDLNTVEGIVFYEHGETPGIGDFVNREEWRTTWHGKQIYNGTGAVALKIVKGGANPSDVNGVDGVSGATRTGAGVQNLINFWFGAEGYANLIEKLKAAGV from the coding sequence ATGGCATTCAATAAAGACAGTATTGCGGGCACCATGGTGTTCACCATTGTACTGTGCCTTGTCTGTTCCTTCATGATTACCGGTACTGCTGATGTGCTGAAAGAGCGCAAGCTGGTTAAAAAACGCGATGAATTGATGCGTAACGTGCTGGTGGCGGCCAATGTTGAAGGCGTGACTCACGATAACTTTCGCGAGATTTTTAACGCGAAAGTAACGCCTGTGCTGGTGAGCCTTGAAACGGGCGAGCCAGTTGCTGCTGAAAATCTGCTGGATTACGACACCAATATGGCTGCAATCAATCCTGAGACTTCAAGCAAGATCAGCAAAGATATCGCCAAGATTAAAACCCGTGCTAACAACATCCGTATCTTTAAGGTCAACAATGACCAAGGCCAGCTACAAACTGTGGTATTGCCTGTGTACGGTAAAGGCTTGTGGTCGATTATCTATGGCTTTATCGGCATGGAAAAAGACCTGAATACCGTTGAAGGCATCGTGTTCTACGAACATGGTGAGACTCCGGGTATTGGTGACTTTGTTAACCGCGAAGAGTGGCGTACCACTTGGCACGGTAAGCAGATTTATAACGGCACAGGTGCGGTAGCGCTGAAGATTGTCAAAGGCGGCGCTAATCCTAGTGATGTAAACGGTGTGGATGGTGTCAGCGGTGCAACACGTACCGGTGCAGGCGTGCAAAACCTGATTAACTTCTGGTTTGGTGCCGAAGGTTACGCCAACCTCATTGAAAAGCTAAAAGCGGCGGGGGTGTAA
- a CDS encoding nitrate reductase cytochrome c-type subunit: MKKLVTLAALLLLSACSGQQTQATNQAAAPVNVQSLAGNHVVTDTIPAAEMATYPKKGSAISRNFAAQPPLIPHKADYSINRDRNSCMSCHSWDKAERMKATPVAKSHVIDAQGTLNGQNYFCTQCHVPQADNKTALVGNSYKM, encoded by the coding sequence ATGAAAAAATTAGTTACGCTTGCTGCATTATTGCTGTTATCAGCCTGCAGCGGTCAACAAACTCAAGCCACAAACCAAGCAGCTGCGCCGGTCAACGTGCAATCACTGGCGGGGAATCACGTCGTGACTGACACCATTCCCGCAGCGGAAATGGCCACCTATCCGAAAAAAGGCAGCGCCATCAGCCGTAACTTTGCCGCGCAGCCACCATTGATCCCGCACAAAGCGGACTACAGCATCAATCGCGATCGTAACAGCTGTATGAGCTGCCACAGCTGGGACAAAGCCGAGCGCATGAAAGCCACGCCGGTAGCCAAATCCCATGTGATTGACGCTCAAGGGACACTCAATGGCCAAAATTATTTTTGTACCCAATGCCATGTGCCACAGGCTGACAACAAAACAGCCTTGGTCGGCAACAGCTACAAAATGTAA
- a CDS encoding Na(+)-translocating NADH-quinone reductase subunit A: MSSTSERVYTVKKGLDVPISGAPRQIIEPATATSQIALLGCDYVGLKPTMLVEVGDRVKKGQALFEDKSNPGVRFTAPAAGVVSAVNRGERRVLQSVVIDCDGDDAIDFGAADLNSLDREAVQQKLLDSGLWAALRTRPFSRAPKPGSAPAGLFITAVDTNPLAADPRVVINDAADDFAAGVKVLRLLTDGTVYLCHDGNGALPGSEVQGVESYGFQGVHPAGLVGTHIHYLMPVNQERQAWHISYQDVIAVGKLFTTGQLDSSRVISLAGPCVVEPRLLRTVIGAKASELVAGQIKDAEVARIVSGSVLSGHKAEDELDFLGRFKLQVSVLKEDYTQGVLPWVCPGTDKFSITRTVLSRFMPKKLYDMTTHVGGAKRAMMAFGQLDRVMPLDILPTLLVRDLVVRDTDEAQLLGALELDEEDLALCTFVCPSKYDFGQELRACLTIIEREG, encoded by the coding sequence ATGTCAAGTACTTCTGAGCGTGTATATACCGTAAAAAAGGGCCTTGATGTGCCCATTTCTGGAGCGCCCAGGCAGATCATTGAACCGGCTACCGCAACTTCACAAATTGCCCTGTTGGGCTGCGACTATGTTGGCTTAAAGCCAACCATGTTGGTTGAAGTGGGCGACCGGGTCAAAAAAGGCCAGGCGTTGTTCGAAGACAAAAGCAATCCGGGTGTCCGCTTTACCGCCCCTGCTGCTGGTGTTGTGTCAGCAGTGAATCGCGGTGAACGACGTGTGTTGCAGTCTGTTGTCATTGATTGTGATGGTGATGACGCCATTGACTTCGGTGCAGCAGATCTTAACAGCCTCGACCGTGAAGCTGTGCAGCAAAAGCTGCTCGATAGCGGTTTATGGGCAGCACTGCGTACCCGTCCATTCTCCCGCGCCCCCAAACCTGGTTCAGCACCTGCTGGCTTATTTATCACCGCTGTGGATACCAATCCGCTGGCTGCCGACCCTCGGGTGGTGATTAATGACGCCGCCGATGACTTTGCCGCTGGGGTAAAGGTATTGCGTTTACTGACCGATGGCACTGTGTATCTGTGTCACGATGGTAACGGCGCATTGCCAGGCAGTGAAGTGCAAGGTGTTGAAAGCTATGGCTTCCAAGGCGTGCATCCTGCTGGGTTAGTCGGTACTCACATCCACTATCTGATGCCGGTCAATCAAGAGCGTCAAGCGTGGCACATCAGCTACCAAGACGTGATTGCCGTAGGTAAGTTGTTTACCACAGGTCAGTTAGATAGTAGCCGCGTGATTTCATTGGCGGGCCCATGTGTGGTTGAGCCTCGTTTGCTGCGCACCGTGATTGGCGCTAAAGCCAGTGAGTTGGTTGCCGGTCAAATCAAAGACGCTGAAGTTGCTCGCATTGTGTCGGGTTCAGTGCTCTCTGGCCATAAAGCTGAAGATGAACTGGATTTCCTCGGTCGCTTTAAGCTGCAAGTCTCGGTGCTGAAAGAAGATTATACCCAAGGTGTGTTGCCGTGGGTGTGTCCGGGAACTGATAAGTTCTCCATCACTCGCACGGTACTGTCGCGCTTTATGCCGAAGAAACTGTACGACATGACTACCCATGTGGGCGGTGCAAAACGCGCCATGATGGCCTTCGGTCAGTTAGATCGGGTTATGCCGCTGGATATTCTGCCAACCCTGTTGGTACGTGATCTGGTGGTACGCGACACTGACGAAGCGCAACTGCTCGGCGCGCTGGAGCTAGATGAAGAAGATTTAGCCCTGTGTACCTTTGTTTGCCCAAGTAAGTACGACTTCGGTCAGGAGCTGCGTGCTTGTCTGACGATCATCGAGAGGGAAGGTTAA
- the nqrE gene encoding NADH:ubiquinone reductase (Na(+)-transporting) subunit E produces MEHYINLFIQATFIDNMALSFFLGMCTFLAVSKKVSTAFGLGVAVVVVMLLAVPVNQLIYTWVLKPGALAWAGLPNLDLSYLQLITFIGVIAALVQILEMVLDKYVPVLYQTLGIFLPLLTVNCAIFAGVIFMSNRDYDFAESVVFGTAAGCGWAIAIVLLAGIRERLKFNNIPEGLQGIGITFISTGLMALGFMSFAGITL; encoded by the coding sequence ATGGAACACTATATTAATCTGTTTATTCAGGCGACTTTCATCGACAACATGGCGCTGTCGTTCTTCCTCGGGATGTGTACCTTTCTCGCGGTATCTAAGAAAGTATCTACCGCCTTTGGTTTAGGGGTTGCCGTGGTTGTGGTGATGTTGTTGGCCGTACCGGTTAACCAACTGATCTACACCTGGGTATTGAAACCTGGCGCACTGGCATGGGCGGGCTTACCGAATCTGGATCTGAGCTACCTGCAGCTGATCACCTTTATTGGGGTGATTGCCGCACTGGTACAAATCCTTGAAATGGTGCTGGATAAGTACGTGCCTGTGCTGTACCAAACGCTGGGGATCTTTCTGCCGCTGCTGACAGTAAACTGCGCGATTTTTGCGGGGGTTATCTTCATGTCAAACCGTGATTATGACTTTGCTGAATCTGTGGTGTTTGGTACTGCTGCGGGTTGTGGCTGGGCGATTGCGATTGTGTTGCTGGCGGGGATTCGTGAACGCTTGAAGTTCAACAATATTCCAGAAGGCCTGCAAGGCATTGGTATCACCTTTATCTCTACCGGCTTGATGGCACTTGGCTTTATGTCATTTGCTGGCATCACCCTGTAG
- a CDS encoding NADH:ubiquinone reductase (Na(+)-transporting) subunit B yields MSKPNKPELQDAYYAPGSTIKDFFRSLFIGHGGSTQDTVHVRDAIEVKRTMTIVGMCLLPVILFAIYNIGLQAQLALAAGAKLPATWHQAIYAALFGEFTAATSTFGMVCYGLIYYLPIYFTALITTLFWEVVFAKVRKQDLHEGFFVTALLFSLCMPANIALWLVVMGISFGVVVAKELFGGMGYNFLNPALAGLAFIYFAYPTEVSTAAQLVAIDGYTSATTLDIASKTGRIAQQLSFAAADYSWYQAFFDPKWWDAFLGFEVGAVGETSTLAILLGGGVLLITRLADWRIVAGVLVGMIATSAAFNLFGDAKSVYSSMPWTWHLVTGGFALGMMFMATDPVTTAYTRPGKLIFGLLVGFMAIVIRVANVKMPEGIMLAILFANLWAPLFDSLVARFNIKRRMKRNGIQ; encoded by the coding sequence ATGAGTAAGCCTAATAAACCTGAACTTCAGGATGCCTACTACGCGCCAGGGAGCACGATTAAGGATTTCTTCCGCTCACTGTTTATCGGCCATGGCGGCAGTACCCAAGATACCGTGCATGTGCGTGATGCGATTGAAGTAAAACGGACCATGACCATTGTCGGTATGTGTCTGTTGCCGGTCATTCTGTTTGCTATCTACAACATTGGTTTGCAAGCACAACTGGCACTCGCTGCCGGTGCTAAGTTGCCCGCAACTTGGCATCAAGCAATTTATGCTGCGCTGTTTGGTGAGTTTACTGCGGCGACCAGCACATTCGGTATGGTGTGCTACGGGCTGATTTACTATCTGCCTATCTACTTCACGGCGCTGATCACCACCCTGTTTTGGGAAGTGGTATTTGCCAAAGTCAGAAAGCAGGATCTGCACGAAGGTTTCTTCGTTACCGCGTTACTGTTTAGCTTATGTATGCCAGCCAACATCGCCTTGTGGTTAGTGGTGATGGGCATCAGCTTTGGTGTTGTGGTGGCAAAAGAGCTGTTCGGTGGCATGGGGTATAACTTCTTAAACCCTGCGCTGGCGGGCCTTGCCTTTATCTATTTTGCCTATCCAACCGAAGTATCGACTGCGGCGCAGTTGGTGGCCATTGACGGTTACACCAGTGCAACCACATTGGATATTGCCTCTAAAACGGGTCGTATTGCCCAGCAACTGAGTTTTGCTGCTGCCGATTACAGTTGGTATCAAGCCTTCTTCGACCCGAAATGGTGGGATGCCTTCTTAGGCTTTGAAGTGGGTGCCGTGGGTGAAACCAGCACATTAGCCATTCTGCTTGGCGGCGGTGTGTTGTTGATTACCCGTTTGGCTGACTGGCGCATTGTGGCCGGCGTGTTAGTGGGCATGATCGCAACCAGTGCGGCGTTTAATCTGTTTGGTGATGCAAAAAGCGTTTACTCCTCCATGCCTTGGACTTGGCATCTGGTCACAGGTGGCTTTGCTCTGGGGATGATGTTTATGGCGACTGATCCGGTAACTACCGCTTACACCCGTCCGGGCAAGCTGATCTTCGGTTTGTTGGTGGGCTTTATGGCAATCGTTATCCGTGTGGCCAACGTCAAGATGCCTGAAGGCATCATGCTGGCGATTCTATTTGCCAACTTGTGGGCACCGTTGTTTGACTCGCTGGTGGCACGTTTCAATATCAAACGGAGGATGAAACGTAATGGCATTCAATAA
- a CDS encoding chaperone NapD, which yields MSTPATSEFHITSLVVHAAAAQLQQLSHSINQLAGTEVHAATADGKLVVTIEGESQKQLLDQVEAINGMAGVLSSSLIYHQVDQASH from the coding sequence ATGTCTACCCCAGCAACGTCGGAGTTTCATATCACCAGCTTGGTGGTACATGCTGCTGCCGCACAGCTACAACAGCTCAGTCACAGCATTAATCAATTGGCGGGTACCGAAGTCCATGCCGCCACCGCAGACGGCAAGTTAGTGGTGACCATAGAGGGTGAGTCGCAAAAGCAGTTACTCGACCAAGTTGAAGCTATTAACGGCATGGCTGGCGTTTTATCCAGCAGCCTGATCTATCACCAAGTTGACCAAGCCAGTCACTAA